The stretch of DNA TACTTCCAAGGTCAAGGATAAACTCTCTTATATAAGTTTGTTGATAAAGTATGTTATAGTTTAGGGGAGATTACAAAAAATTGCCCCTCTTTGAGCCACAATATTATGTAAATACTAAACAACACCATCTTATTAAGCTAAATTTGCATGCTGAAACTAACCCATATGGGAGTGACAATATGTTtgctgcaggaggcagagacaTTTTTAATTCTGAGCATCTGGGCAGGAGAGAGCAAGCGGCGGGCCACGCACCCAGAGGAATTCACCTTTCACTGAGAAGCATGCTCTCAGCAGTTGCCATGGGTGACAGGGGAAATGTCAggcacttttctttcttctttcttaaCTCTTAGCAACTAAGAAGCACTGTATATAATGGCAGacatgttcttttgttttttctttcacaaacCCTGTCACTGCAGAAAGATGAAACCCATCCAGTTTAGTGTTAGATGTtactcaagcaaaaaaaaacatacttgtGCACCAATATGCTGGCAGCGCATCTACCATTGGCACTAGTGCTACCGCTTTCCAATGTGGTTTGGATAAAAGCAGATGCTCGTACAATTAATTGCCCCATCCACCCTCAGATGTGGTTTCAGGGATCAGTGAGGCCTGTGGTATTTACAGGCTTGTCTAGTTAGTCAGCTATGCTGACACACAGCCTCAAACACCACACTAACATGCACCTGCATTCGTTTAATGAGGGTACCTGATctgagattagattagattagattagagtTTTGTCTGATCAAAAGAATTACTCTCATCAGCAGGAGACTTTGTCAGACAGAagggaaaagtttgacatttgggaaacacttattttctttataGAAGAGAGTTAGATGATACGATTCAGGAATCAAGTCAGTGGAAGCTGAGCTCCCATGTAAGCACTAAAATCATACATCTGTGGAGGTCGctaatatataactaacaacTATCTATACTGTGTTATTAAtgagtaatgtttttttttaatgagatgaGTATCATTTACAAGATAAATAGGctaaaagaaacatgttttccaAAAGAACAACACAGCATATTCTCTTGTAgtagttcattcattcattcattcattcatttctgccCTGAATGGTAGTTATTTTGGAGACCCCCCACAAATCTcagattatattatatatcaggGTTCGAGTTGTAATCTCGAACCCTGATAAGATCAATAAGACACTCTTGTGTCTGTCCCATCTAGGCTacaaccagcagctggttagcttagcttagcataaagactggaatcaAACAGCCTGTCTGGCTCTGTAGAAAAAGGTAGAAGGGTTGATGTCACACCCATAAAACTAAAATTTATAATctttacacttcagtttttgtacatattgaaaaattgattttcaataataagacttttttttcaaactttgtgctaagctatgctaaccaacgcaaataagcacatttcccaacaTTATCAATAAACCTATTTTGTGTGTGACCCTTTGTACATTTCCTGAAGGCATCATGTGCACTTTCACTTGCACTACTACTTACCACATGAAGTATGACTCATTACTCAAAAACCCTTCATCATAGACCACAGTAGAGGAGAGCAATGAGGAGTTCATGGCACAAGATGAGTGGATTGAGctgaattaattttaatttctgGTCACAGCACTTCACTTTTGACAGATGAAAACTCGTTAGCCTGACAGAGATCAATCTCAAACACAGTCTGTCCCTTAACCTCAACCTTCTTGGAGATATAACAACCTACATTTACAGCAGGCTGGTCACAGATGAAATAAAGTACTTAGTGTATGATACACACATTTCATAACCAAGAGCAAGAACCAGTGGACATGTCTGGAAAGCTAATGTCTCTCCAAATAGACCTCGGATGGTCATGTTGACAGTATATGAACAGACATAACAGGATACAATAAAACTAGTTAAGCATGAAAATGGACAATCCTTCCTTGCATGGCCATTAGAGCTAAGAATACCctaatatgttttattttgtatttttcaaaggAAAGTATGTTTAATGATCTGTGAAACAAGCTTCTGCAAGAGAAACCCACAGGGCATGTTGGCAGTTCAGACAAATTTTGAGATGCTCtttgatggttttttttttttgattctcTGCACTGACCACTTCATactctctctgctgccagctTTCATCTGTTTTATACAAGATGAAGAACTGGAATTAGATTCCTTGTAAAAATGGagcaaatatgttttattttatgaaataataTGCCATCAATTTTAtaaaagaactgaaaaaaatatcataTCACAGGCCTATGATTTTATATTGTTAAAACTATAATAAACCATCTCATACACAACATAAAATGGACTGAAATTCACTCTGCTGGGCAACAAGAAGCTTTTCAGCTGCTCTAAGAGAAGATTTAATGCAAAACTGCTCAGCAACAGTGCTGTCACTTTTAAACCAACATGTTGaaattaaaatcacattaagACAAATCATAGACAAGGCTTTGACACTGGATGATGTTTTTATCCTCTACAGCGAGCTAGGCTGTACATCTTTTATGATCTGTATGATCAAAGTATAGAGCAGCTGAGAACTGAAAAGATATTGATTGGAATCAACAACAAGGCACCAAAAAGGCCACGATACAAAACATCTAAAAAGAGATGCTGtgacataaagacacacagtaGGTTTACTTGTTAGTGGTTAGTGTTAAGCTTGACAGTTCTTGACCttgagaaaaaataaatcactaaCAAAGACCACTTACTAggttgttctggagcttttgatcgtCTGACATGGTCCTCATCGGGAGATGAAGTTTGCTTAGATGTCATTGGTCTGTAGACATTCAAACCTTCCATTATGCTGGTTATAGTGGTTATAGTTTATTGACAAAAAGGTCCAGAAAAAGagagtaagtggaccttgattGGAGATTGTTTTCAGTTCAACTTCAGCTCAACGTTTGAACTAGCATGGTCCTAAAAGTGCACAGAATAGTGAAAAGGTTTGAATATGTGCAGTTTCATGACAACTGAACAAACTGTTTTgttgatgaagaccatgtgatgtggttgaaagctccagaaaatgaTAGTAAGTCGATTGTTATGTCAATATTGTGGTGGAATGAGCTCATTGCTTGTCTGCTGACAAACAGAGTGAACTACCCAGTGGAATGAAAATTGCTACTCTTGGTTGtcgagtttttgtttttgttgttgttgtgttttgatcTCTTCGATGTTTTCCTGTTCTTTAGTTTTCAGTCCATGCAGCATATTTCAGGCCATGCTGGATTGTCACACAAAAGGGTGTTTGTTCAAGGCACAGCAAGAGACATGAATAACAAACTGCAATCAGTTTACATTCAGTTTCAcgaaaaaaaagtttcatcccaccataaagaaataaaaataacccCAAAAGACAAAATTTACAAATATACAGACGGACTGTAAATTAAAGACAATATGGCACATGTGAAACTGGACCTCAAGGATAAGGTATGGATGCAATTATACAACATACAATAGTCAACATGCAGTGGAGTGTCTCAAACAATAAGTTAATGCAActgaaaaatatgtaaaagtatgGTAGAGCTCAAATTTTACTGCTTGTATTTATATTTGGGACACAACAAAACGCAATTTTAGCACAGAAATATTTGACCAACACTAGACAATAAATCAATGATTTTGAGCCATCATATTGACAAATTATTATCTTGTGTTGTCTTGCAACGAGAGAAAGTAGACTCCatggcattttttttgttgtaatccCAGGATGTGCTTCTAATTTTCCCATAGCATGTACAATTCATCTGAATAGCTCTACATTTTGGGAGAGAGACTTATTCAATAATATTTCCTGGAGTATCCACCAGTGACACAAAGACTCCTTACTGAGgccagataaaaaaaatagttctCTGGCTTTGGGCTAGCCATCCCCCTTTactttctgctaagctaagctaagctaagctagcttcATATTGactgtacagacatgaaagtggtgtCCAACTTCTCATCTAAGCAAGAATGTGAATGAGTGTAtgcaaaatgttgaactattcctttaaagcaaataaataaaaatcaacttGGATCACATACACAGTCAAAACATTATAATAAGGGAATACTCTGATTAAGACGGGACAGCTCTGCAAATCCTTAACCAATCTCCAGTGGTGCCTGTCCCCAACCCAAAGCACAATAtcaatgacaccaaaaataCTGTAGCAAAAATAGCAACCTTAAATTGGTAATAATTACAACAAGCTTCAGGTACAGTCAAGCTGCTTGTGCCTCCTTGGAGAGAGTGTACATATATTACAGTACATCTCTGAGTTACATTCGGTCCTccgtctgtctgctctctcAGTGCAGATGGCTTCACAACTAGCTGCCCTCACCCTCAGCCTCCCCGAGCTCTGCTGCCAAGGAACCAGATATCACCCGTGCCCAGACCACACTGTCAGTCTGCCAGGGCGAGCCTGCTCACACCACCCACTCTGATGGGAACTTTCACCTCCACTCATGTCTTGGTGGCACAGCATGGACAGAGTATCTACGATAGCAACCCAAAGGCGCCTCCACCCCAGTTACTTTCATtacttttaacctttttaacTTGCAAATGAAGCCATAGAAGAAGATGGAATCCCCGTCGAGGAGCATTCAATAGTTCGGCTAAAGTAATCTGTACATTTAGGGTGGATGTATCTTCTATCAAGATAGATGTTTGTGTCCATAAAACAGGTTCAGGAGATGTTTTGGCAAACTGCTATACTTTTGTAGTGAAGTTTACGTGGATCCTGCTCCTGTATTCTTAAGCTTCTTTCGCCCTCACGTTCTTTAACTTTTCTAACAAGCCCAGTCTAGTCTCAGGGTCTGAGGCAGCTAAGTTGGAGTTTGAGGTCAGTGGCAAAATCGCAGCATTGCGGCATTTAGCAATCTGTGTTCCCCGGGTGAAGGACACGTGGAATCAGCTCAGGGGATTTGGTGTTACTGGTAACTGACTGGGCTGTCCATGAGTGGGCTGGAGCAGTAGGTGTCTGGGGGGTCTTGGAGCTCAGTCTCATGGGTCTGGGTGTGGTCTTCTtcacactcctcttcctccaccgGGCCGTGGCTTGAACTCTGGGCGCTGGCCATGGCGCCGTAGCTGTGGTGTGCCGGGGAGGGCATGGGAGTCAAAGCCAGCTCTGGCTCCAGCAGAACGGACGCCACAAACAGCTGAGGGAGGAAGGTCAACATGTAGTTTATGATCATCTCACACAGTAAATCACTCAATTCAATGGGAGTGTATGAGATACAAGTATTGTTTTAAATTTGAGTTTGTTTCCCAGCCTACACTTAAGATGTAAATAGCATTACTGTACATGTGTATCATGATTATTGCATTGTACAAAGTTAAAGCATCATAATGTCTTTGCACCAAGTTAAGAAATAACGATTCATATCCTGGatccagtttttaaaaaataaagtaaagatTATAAATCCAGTTTTTGGAAGGAGTGATTTAACTCAGTGAGAGAGGACGTGCTTGGATTTCATTTAAGCAAAAGTAGCTATGTCACACTgttaaaatactccattacaagtaaaagttctgcattaATAATTTCACTGAAGTGAAAGTAGAAAAGTATTGGTTGTATTTTAAATACTAAATCTGTAAAGTCACTAGTAACTATAACTTTGAGATAAAGGTGCAATATTTTCCTCACAATATGCAGCATAAttacctcaaaactgtacttatGTTTAGTATTGGAGTAAAAGTTCTTCCCCACTGTATATAGGAAGCTTTGCATATTTTAGGCCACTTATTACAAATCACATATACTTTACATTATTTGCACCCATTTTCCAAAACATACCATAGTTTATTGTGGGGGTTTTGATACCCATCCAAGACTTGAGCAACGCAACCAAAttcaaatcatcatcatcatcatccatgtTTTTTAACATTCATGCTCATTTACAATAAATGCACCAGTCTGGAAAACTCCTTTCACAACAACACCTAATTTAGCTTTTACACAAATAAGACAGAGCCTGATGTGCCACGAATCAAGTCTGGAACAGTACTCATAAGTATTTTTCCCTCATGAAAAGTATATGTGATGCTTAGTAAACAaattcaaaacatcaaaaaatacTGCTACTATGTGGTAGTATGTTTTAATGGCGTACTGTCGAGCTAATAGGAGAATAATGTGATACTGTACATTGGAGGCAGTAGTGGATGTCACAGTGCTCCTGTCTGCATCAGTGAACGTCCCCTCTGCTGGCTGATCAGACATCTGAAACAACGAGAATGAATACTATTCATTCAGTATTAGAGCAGCTTCAGCTCATTTTGATCTCTGTGACTTTTGGTGGTTCTGACCTGGTAGCTTGTTGACTTGTCTGGTTGCTTCCTAAGGCACAAGCGGAAGAGGGAAAAGgcaacagaggagagcagggacACTAAGGTGAAGAGGGTGATGGGATGCACTGGACCTGTGACAGTAAAGGGAGCTTATGAGAAATTACGTAATATCACAATGTTATCATGCACTCTCACAATATAATGATGGAAACTATGACAGGATAGAAATGCAAGTGATAAGGTACCTAATCTGAGCatagagaagaagagcagccaGAACATGCAGAGGACGGGAGCCAAGATGACCTGGCTGATGGCTGCTCTGTGGATCCGCTGGTTGAGTTTAGTGGGAACGTATGCATAGTAGATGTTGTATCGGTCAACCATGTGCTTCAGGATGACATAGAGCAGACCTAGAGGGGcgcaataaaacacacaaactgactgatcaGTACCTGCAGTATGGAGGAGAGATGACATTTAGGAAATCCATCACAGTGGACACTATTTCCAGGGCAGAATAAATCCATGGAGGgctgtgaggtaaaaaaaaaaaaactggattcTTTGAGAATttaaggaggaaagaaagaaaaatgcagtATGGTCCTTTAATATCATAGTGTTGTTCTCTCCCAACCTCCATCAAACCCCACACATAAGGCTTCAGGGCTTCAAACACTGAATATATAAGTGGCTGAGGATCAATGAGCAAATAAATTATTGTGACATGGCTACAGTGtgacctgattttttttttaaaagaagtatcaaaatcatttattttccaaatgaATATTTTGCCCTTCAGGTTTGACAGTTAAATGAGCTCCTGTGTTGCTTCTTTGTGGTTCCACCAAATGAGGTTTAACTCAACCAATGAGATTATTTGCCTcaggaaaaacatttgcatgacTAAAATGCCAACCTGCAGAAACCAACTCAGGTAAaatgcacagagcagcagggtaTTATGTATGAAAGGGCCTGTTCTGAGGAATCTGAGGATTTAACTACAGAAGTAAATAGAAGCTTGGTCAGCTCTGGGCAGAGACAGGAGCAGAGTGGGCGTCTGGCTCGCAACTCACTGTGTCTGGGTGTCTGGGACTACAGCAGCAAATTCACACAGTCTGCATCGGACTGGCAGGCAGTAGAGGAGAGTTAGGTCACAGTATGAGGAGCggcaacacatacacacagaggacTAAGAGGGAAGGTGATGGGATAGAGATGAAAGACAGAaggtggaaagaaaaaagacgaAAAGGAGGGTAAAGGAGGGTCACTGTATGTTGCTCACCAAAGGGTGTAATGATGGGACATGTGATGCTGTAGGCCATACTAACTGCAAAGATACACATGGTCCAGGCGTACTCCAAGCCAAACTGGAACTCATAGGCCTGACTCTGCAGATGAAAACACGAACACAGTCacattctttaaaaacagaacacaatCTAATATACCTGACATGAAAACAGTGAGGTAAGCATGAAAGGCTCAGCTAACCCGTTTGACATGAATGCGCTCAGCCTGGGACTTGGCGAAGCAGAGGCGGAGGGCGTACACCGTCAGAGCTGGAATGCGAAGCAGCTCCATGGATGTGCCGATCAGGCTGGATGTAATCACATAGTTTACAAAGAACGCACCGTTGTCAggaagaaacacacacctgcaccgAGAAAACAATGAAGCCTGAGTGTTTGGCTGAAAAGTGTCTTTTATGCCGCCATGATACTCGTGGtacattttatttgaacaaataGATGAATCTTACTGGAATTTGACCTCCTTCTCATCCAGGAAGTTGACGTCAAAAAGCCATGTGAAGAACAGGTCCAGACTACAGAAAGAATATAATATGATAAGGACACACCTTTAAAAAAGTAGCAAAAGtgggtaaaaataaaatataagcaTAAAAGTGGATGTTGTATGTTTGATTTGCGTGGATCTGTTGTAAATGTACCTGGACAGACCAAGTGAGGGCAGGATGATGACCATGAAGACCAGCAGTAAAAAACACTTGTGCATCGTTACTTGGTTCTCACCAGACCTGAGACATTAAATGAACAAGGGATTATTATGtaatgcacattttaaacatatcTACACAGTTCCCTTCGACATAATAAATCCACAGTGAAATAATGTAATGCAAAGTCGGCTGACTCCACATTTACAGGACTGTTGGGCTCATTAGCATGAACTACGCTTTTCACTCCAGTAAACAGTTGATTTGCATTCGGTCCTTCGCACATCACGCCTGCACAACACGTTTGTGGGGGTAGTTATGTAAAGAAAGGGTGCTCATAGGTGCTGCGTGAGGTTGTCTCCCTATGCACAGttgttctgctcctcctcctgctagTCACCATGTGGAGCTCCTCTGCGCATGGTGACTACTGTGCATATCATTATCCTCACATGGAGATCTCTATGACAACCTGCCCAGAATAACAGTGCGGGGAGAGtgacagggagaaggagggagagaggggagagagtaAAAAGAGCAACAgggtgaaagagaaaaaaaaaataattgagatgaaaaaaaaaagaaaagctgagagTTGAGAGGAAGACAGGCAGCTATACATGAAGGGTCTGTTTGAAGAGGCAAAGGATTGACATTTCCAttacacaggagagaggagagtggtgGCCGATTGTTGGCGAGTACCTGGTCCAGTGGGACTCAAAGAAAGCTGAGTAGTAGACGATGAAGGGAAGGAGCACTGAAAACGCCCACAGCAGGAGGGTTGGGAAGAACTGGGTAATAACTGGGCTCTGGATTGGACAGCAAgatgattaattaatgaaaCCGAAGGGGGTTAAAATGCAGCATTAAGGTCACACAGGTCAACTCAATCTCAAACTCTGACCCTCAGACTCTCCACAGGCCTCGTGACGTTGAATTTGTCCATGGTGTTGACGATGATGGCGGGAGtggtgaggaagaagagcagcaggaagaggaggatgttgAGGAGGACACAGCGGAGCCACCAGCGAGATCCGCACACGGACAGGTTTTCCCTGGTGACCGGAGAAATAATGAGCCTCAGTTCACAGTCATCcagcaggacagacaggacagttAACACACTACTCTCCCCTGACACGCCTGTACTGCATGTATTGACATAAGCCTGAAATAGCCACCTCCTGTGTGTGAGTTGGGGTGCGTGTTTCCGCTGGAGAGCAAGTTGGGAACAGCACACTTCAACGCTCAGTTTTAATGAAGGAACAGAAGTGCCTGCTCAACCCCGCAACCTGTGACTGCTCCAGTCGTCTAGttagtgcaaaaacacactCGCATACAAACCCACTGCAACCAATCAGGCGTGGAGCACAAACAGTGAGCGCTACCATGTCTTTGGTTAATCTCCCATACATGTGCATCACTACCTTGTTACATAATCTTGCTGGGACTGCTGCATTTGCTTTCCAAGATATGAAACATACATTATGGCTAATCCAATCACGGATAGGGAAGCTTTAAATGGTGTTTGAGATCTGTTACACACAAGCAACAACATACTGATACATCTTAAATGTTgctgttagtttttttttgtttttattaaagaagagcacagagatgaatgaaaaatagGAATAGTATTACTGCAGATACTACCACAAAACTGAGTTGCATAATTTGCATAATGTTTACCTCTtgtctaaataaataaactctttGAGGATCATCATTATAAGCTAATGCTGCCTTGACAAGTACTATTAAAACCCACAGAACTTTGGTTTAAAGTCTAGTCATGAGCCAGAGGTTTCCAAAGATATCCAATATGCCAGGCTTAATTACagggaaatgtgtttgtgagggTTTCCTCCTAGTTAATGGTGGTGGTGTACCGTGCTTCTCCtccaatgcatgctgggatgcaTTAAAGATACCTGAAACCATGCACAGAAtaagtatagataatggatggatggatggatatcgCCACCAAAATAGTATGATGGGTGATTTTGAGACCAATAAAGGGAAAATAAGAGTAGTGGGAGCCTTGAGGTTTAAGAGGCGACGAGCTTCGGTGATGTTAGCACTGACCAGATGATGTCACTGGGAGCAGGTGCATAGCTGACCCCCCATTTGTGCGACTGCACCACAGTGGTGATGCTGGACTGCTGGGGTCTGCGACGGCAGAGCACACGACTGTAGTCCTTCACTatgctggaaaacaaaacaagatgtgAACAAGAAAAAGTGCCGCAAAAATCTGCATTAGCACTCTTTAATGGCACTCCATGAATTTTATGGTTGCACGCTGCTGTGACAGAGTTTATGAGACATAAAACCCCCGATGTCATGCTGTTGTTTACTTACACAGCAGTCATCCTCTCATCACGGAAAGTCACAAAGGCGATGCCCAGCCTCTTCATGGAGATGCGGTTCTTCTCAGCATTAAACTCGTCTGTCCGCTTTTCTTCTAACTCGCTGTAGTACTGTTCTGCATCcacctgtggaaaaaaaaaaaagttagagcACACATTACTCGCAGCATCTTTCACTCTCAGAGAGATCCCTAGATTTAGCATGGCAAGACACGTTGTTGCTGCATGTGGCTACTTTTGGACTGCAGTGCCATCCAGTGGCAACACATTTCTGTGCAGCAGAATTATGCAGTCACCTACTAATAAAGCACCTTTTCAAAGCCACAGATGTCGCAGCAGAATATCCGAGCACACGGATGAGTCTTGATTGTGATCTTCCCCTCCTTTTGGGCTTTTGTAGCAAAGTACAGCCTGCCTTTCATTGCCTTGCGCCTGCAAAACACAGCATCCTCAGACAAGAGCTTCACGCTGATCACAAACTGTGTCACTTCAATCTGTAGCAGTTACTGTACCTCTCTAAGTCGAGCCTCATCAGCTTGTGGACATCAAAGCAGAAACGGATATCAGTGACAGTACAGCTGGGGTAGGCCTCACTAGTGAATGGAGCAAAAGGAGTTAACTGTAATGAAGGTGTGCGTGTACAAGTGTttttgcaaaaaagaaaaaggtctTCCTTGTGACAcgaatcaaacacacagagaggactCAAGagtgaaataaagagaaaaacatttgtacTGGAAGTGTTTAGTGATGAGTCCTGGGTCAGAAATCTCTCTTGGTATGGAGGTAATCATCAGTGTCCGGGCTACCTGCAACACATAATGCAGCCACCATGAGGGTTAGGGTGGTAGTATAGTTATGTTAACCTcaaaaattaaactgaattacCGCAAAAAATCACCATCTTATCATTAGATATTAACCACGCTAGAGATGCTGGTTTGTTGGTTCTCCCCTTTACTCCTAGTCAAAAATATAAACTTTAATTGCTTATTTTATAAATGTACAAAActcaaagtgagcgaacagaagaaaaatctaaatctaatctaTATTTGGTGTGATCGCCCTTtgtcttcaaaacagcatcagttcttccagcGGACAGTGGATGGGTTTACcagggtcccactggtttctactagttctgagctgatggacctgctggacatcttccaattttgaagggaagtaagcataatgtgtctttcatctgctgctctAAGTTTTCTTGGCTGACCGCTGTGTCTACGATCCTCAGCgttgcctgtttctttgtgcttcttcaaaagagcttgaacagcacatcttgaaactcCAGtatgctttgaaatctttgcctgggagagaccttgctgatgcagtataactaccttgtgtcttgttgctgtgctcagtcttgctgtgatgacctgtgacatgaaactgtcttccacaacatcaccttggtagcagagtttgttgctcacccagttttaagcctcctacagctgtttctgtctcagttaatgactgtgtttcaacctacatatgaaatagATGATCActggtataattggttaatcttACGCCTGATTGTGATcttacaaaatccctgactttgtgcaagtgtatcTGGAAGAATTGATTGGGTTTTGAGGGCcaagggtggtcacaccaaatattgattcgatttagatttttcttcaaTAAGATTTTTGAaggcattcttactttacagtatttacatGCCTAAGCCTTTTGCACAGTAGTGTACATCTTAACAATTACATGGAAACACATTCATTGTCCCCAGAGGCTGAATCCTAATGACTAGGGTGATACTCTGAATTTTCCTCTAGTGCCGTCAGCTggttaacatttttaattaagagTGAAACATCTCTCTCTACAACTATTTCATGGATCATCATGAACATTggaacacacattcatgttcccctcaggatgaatgtTCATTACTTTGATTATCCATTAACTTTTCAAAAAGCACCCACCAGAGCAAAATGTGACTTAAGTTTTAGTTAATAAGCAAATAACTataaaactaatgacattcccgtCAGCTTCAACTAAAAAAATGCAATACTGGCTAGATAAGATGGATAATGTTGCAGTGGAAAACAGTTTGAACAGTATAATGTGATGGTGACAGACCTTCTCATCTTCTCTGTACTCCAGCCGTATGGAGTGGTGAGCCATACACAGCAACGTGATGATGAAGTAGACCAGAGCAAAGATGCTGTGGAGCCACAGAAAGCTGTCCCTGTGAGGCAAAAAACACTGTGgtaatttaaatgaatatagATAGTCcagtgtttttttcacagttcTGTGTTATTTCATGAGATCTGATGTCATTCGTAAAGTGTTAGACTCACTTTGCGCTAACATTAGCCAGTGTTGTTCTTCCAAAGTTTTCAGGACTGTCCCCTGTATGAATAATGAAACATGACAGAGAGCGAgactttttaatttcaaaatgacTTAGAGAAAAACCCTCCTCTTTTGTCTGGAGGGTGAAGCAATGTCACTATTCAAAGAAAACCTTTTCCATCCACTTTAATGAAATCTCTCTCATCTCAatgacatttcacacaaaattcAAACATGCCTAACTCCGCTGTTTTAATTTGGGCACCCTTTGtttgctgttgccatggcagcctGTCGACGGGTGTTGGTTTATTTAATGACTCGGGTGACACACTGGTCTGTAAGATGACAGCCAGTAGTAATAAAAAAGTTTCTGTGGACAGCCCAGCCCCCCTTGGAACCATTAATGGCTCCTTCGTTCATCCTGTTAGGGCTTACTCAACACTTCCTAGAAAACGGGCACACAACTGCCAAAAAgcatttctgctgccatttagCAGCTAATTTTATGCACCATCCCACCCCTGACACCTACATGTGTATGCTAAGAGGAAATGAAGcactttctatttctataaTACCACTTGGGAAACATTTGTTGAATCACTGGCATGCTAACAACTACCATCAGATGAAATGTa from Pempheris klunzingeri isolate RE-2024b chromosome 13, fPemKlu1.hap1, whole genome shotgun sequence encodes:
- the tmem63c gene encoding calcium permeable stress-gated cation channel 1; this encodes MAHSELFVTRAPPVEGRDVELDVLSFLNSFGDENSTAERCYRSHSRSSVLQGLPFGGVPTVLAINVVLWMFLLLIFSCLRKAAWDYGRLALLMENDSLTSLFYGEPSEKEKSPSESSPSDSDTKDMGFCSWLSSLYHMKDEEIRSKCGIDAVTYLSFQRHIILLMTVVCLLSLAVILPVNFSGNLLGDSPENFGRTTLANVSAKDSFLWLHSIFALVYFIITLLCMAHHSIRLEYREDEKVARTLMITSIPREISDPGLITKHFHEAYPSCTVTDIRFCFDVHKLMRLDLERRKAMKGRLYFATKAQKEGKITIKTHPCARIFCCDICGFEKVDAEQYYSELEEKRTDEFNAEKNRISMKRLGIAFVTFRDERMTAVIVKDYSRVLCRRRPQQSSITTVVQSHKWGVSYAPAPSDIIWENLSVCGSRWWLRCVLLNILLFLLLFFLTTPAIIVNTMDKFNVTRPVESLRSPVITQFFPTLLLWAFSVLLPFIVYYSAFFESHWTRSGENQVTMHKCFLLLVFMVIILPSLGLSSLDLFFTWLFDVNFLDEKEVKFQCVFLPDNGAFFVNYVITSSLIGTSMELLRIPALTVYALRLCFAKSQAERIHVKRSQAYEFQFGLEYAWTMCIFAVSMAYSITCPIITPFGLLYVILKHMVDRYNIYYAYVPTKLNQRIHRAAISQVILAPVLCMFWLLFFSMLRLGPVHPITLFTLVSLLSSVAFSLFRLCLRKQPDKSTSYQMSDQPAEGTFTDADRSTVTSTTASNLFVASVLLEPELALTPMPSPAHHSYGAMASAQSSSHGPVEEEECEEDHTQTHETELQDPPDTYCSSPLMDSPVSYQ